The following nucleotide sequence is from Actinomycetota bacterium.
AGGGCATCTGCCACACCTGCATCGGAAAGCTCTGCTCGGGACGCGTCCGCGACCTGCGCAACGGCAAGATCTACGGGAGCGATGGGGAGATGATCCGCGTCTGCATCAGCGCCCCCGAGGGCCCCGTCGAAATGGATCTCTGACAGGAGGAGAAGCTCTGTGAGTGAAAGCAAGATCGAGAGTCCGCTCGCCAAGCTCACGGCTGAGCAGGTGGAGCAGCTCGCCAAGGAGTTCGACGCGATCCACGACCAGGTCTACGAGGACCTCGGCGACCGCGACCGCAAGTACATCGTCAGCATGATCGAGATGCAGCGGCGGCTCGCGGTCATGGGCCGCGTCCTGCTGCTCT
It contains:
- a CDS encoding acyl-CoA desaturase, encoding MSESKIESPLAKLTAEQVEQLAKEFDAIHDQVYEDLGDRDRKYIVSMIEMQRRLAVMGRVLLLFSRYKPAWIAGTSALSAAKILENMEIGHNVMHGQW